The DNA segment GGACAACTTCGTCGTTTGCGACCTTCATTTTGACACCTTCAGGGATTGCCGCATAGCGGGACTGCTTTTCTCCAAGAAAATTTGCTATTTCAAGTGCTTCCTTAGTTGCCTTAAGCTGAATCGGAAAGTGGCTGTATACTACCTTCATGGTATACACGTATTCTTCAATAACCCCGTGGAACATGTTGTCTGCATGAGAAGCATAAGTCCCCAGCATTGCAACAACTTTCTTCCTTGTGGACTCGGTTTCGGCAATGAATGCTCCGTCTTCTATCTTTATAGAGACTCCAGGGTAGTGCATCCTTCTCTCGATTTTGCCTTTTGGTCCGGATACATGAAGTGTATCTCCGGTGATTTCTGCTGAAACATCTTTTGGGATTTTTATTTTTCTCTGTGTGATCATAATCTTTCAGCCACCTTAGTATACATATCCCAGAAGTTCTCCACCAACACCAAGACGGCGTGCATCCTCGTGGGATATAACGCCCTTTGAAGTGCTTATGAGAAGTGTTCCAAAATTCTTCGCCGGGAGATACTGGTTTTCCCACTTTTCCAGTTCACTTGCCTTGACAGCAAAACGGGGCGTAATGACTCCGCATTTGTTTATACCCCCGTTGAGAAATACCCTGAACTGGTTTCCTCTGCCGTCTTCAACAAGCTCAAATCCGCTTATATAACCTTCTTCCTTCATTATGCCGAGCATTGCTCCAAGAAGTGTGCCTGCAGGTTCGACGATGCACTCTGTCTTACCCACATCAGAAGCGTTTTTAATTGCGCTCATTGCATCAGCAATTGTATTAAGCCTTGCCATTTTCAAATCACTCCTGATTAATTCATCTTCTTAAAGCCGATTTTTGCGGCATATTCACGGAAGCACTGGCGACACAGCATTATATTGTACCTGCGTACAAGACCCTGCTTTCTGCCGCACATCTGACACTCATTTGCACCACGACCAAATTTCTTTGTGGGTGCCTCCTCGTTTTTCGATTTATTCTGCGCCATTTTACTGTACCTCCACGCCAAATTCATCCTGCATGAATCTGACTGCTTCTTCGCGTGACACCCTCTGCTTTTCAGGAAGCTTCTTTGTCTGGATGCTCCTTCTTGCAATGCGAATGCCTTTCTTTTCAATGACTACGTTGACATCCATACCATAGATACCAATCATAGGATCGTAGCTCTGTCCCGGAAAATCAGTGTGCTCTTCAATTCCAAAAGCAACATTTCCGGATTTGTCAAACTGGTGCTCAAAGAGCTTTTTTTCGTTTATCTCAAGAGCACTTGAGACAAAGTCGTCAGCTGCCTTTCCTCTCAGCGACACTTTACAGCCTATAGGCTGGCCTTTCCTGATACCAAAAGCAGGCTGGGTTCTTTTTGCAATAGTCCTCACAGGCTTCTGGCCTGATATCTCTTTAAGGATATTCTCTGCCTTGACAAGTTTTTCACCGGCCTCTCCGACACCCATGTGAATTACAACCTTGTCAACATGGACTTTCTGCATTGAGCTCACTCTTCAATCCCCCATGTGCTGACTGCCGGCTCGGATGCTCCGACCATAAAGATGTAATCTTCAATTGTATCAAATTCCTCGCCGCTTTTCAGATCTTTTAAATAGACCCTGTTTGCAATGCTTCCCGGAATTGTGTCAATCCTTGAGATTTTTCCGATCTTACCGGAGTGACTGCCGCCTATTATCATCGCACAGTTGCCTTCAGAGTAGCTGAAATGATCGACGACCTTCATGCGGTCGTCACCGGTTATAGTAAGAACAACCGAGTCTTTAGGCTTGTAGTCCTGGGTGTCAACTACAATATTTGCACCGTATCTCAGGTTAAGCTGGATTGTTCCGCCCTTCACAATAGTCTTGTCTGAAATCTTGCACAGGCGCGTGGAAGCGTCTTCTGCAGAGATTGGAACCGAGACATAGTCTCCCTTTTTGTTGCGGAGAATCCTGTAATACTTCTCTGTCTTAGGTATTGCAACAATGTCAAACACACCGATTCCAAGTTTCGGGTCAGTGCATACGACACCGTTTACAAGAACAGACCTGTCTTTCAGGATCTTTTTAGCCTCTTTCATGTTAAGGGCAAGACCCATGTGATCTCTCAGCCACACTGCCATAGGCATTGCTTTCTTGTTGTGGGGGCCCGGAGATGTTTTTGCAACAAACTTGTTTATTTTTTTGGCAACACGCCACCCTGACGGCGAGTTAAGTCTTTTCATATGATTTGACATTACTTTCTACCCTCCAGTCTCTCCTCACGGACCTTGTCCTCAAGCTTAAGTTTCACAATCTGGACCGAAGATGCGCATACAGGTCTTGGAACCTCAGTTCCGTCAACTTTCGTTACAGAAACTCCATGGACAAGTACTGTTCCCTTCTCGGTATTCACTCCGTCTACGACACCCTCATCGCCCCTGTTGTCTCCGCGGAGAACCTTTACTGTATCTCCCTCAACAACACGGAACGAACGCCTGTTGTATTTTTCACGGAGCTCCTTTGAAAGGGATGCATCAAGAAACTTGCCGCGTGCATGAAGCGGTGCTGTATAACGGGCTTTGCGCTGCTTCCTGGGCTGGCTGCTTGCGATTCTTACCATTACAACTTCACCTCACACAATTATTGTCGCCATCGATCCAATCTTTGGAAAACGCTCGGCAACCTCACGGGCGACAGGTCCCTTTATCTCGGTTCCCTTGGGCTCCCCCTTTTCATTTGTAATAACCATTGCATTGTCTTCAAATGAAAGACGAAGGCCGTTTACCCTTCTTATCTCTTTTCTCTGCCTGATTACGACCGCTTTTTCAAGCTTTCTCCGCATCTCCGGAGTACCCTTCTTGACACTTACTGTTGCCATGTCGCCAAGACCAAGTTTTGGCTGACGCCTGCGGACACCATGATACCTGTCAACTGACACTACCTGCACCTGGCGTGCACCGGTGTTGTCTGCACATGTAAGCCTTGTTCCTGTTGCAAGCGCCCTCGGAATTTGGGACTGAATCGCTTTCATTCTCCGGACACCTCAATTACAACAAATGTCTTTGTCTTGGATATCGGCCTGCACTCTGCTATTTTCACGGTGTCGCCGACTTTTGCACCAAGGCACGGAGGGTTGTGTGCGTGAAGCTTTGACGAACGCTTTTCGTAACGCTTGTATTTCTTCACGTAGTGCAGGTAATCTCTTGATACCACAACAGACCCCTGCATATGGTCACTCACGACTTTACCGGTAATCACCTGGCCGCGTACCGGCAAAGTGCCGTGAAATGGACAGTTTACGTCATTGCATTCCTTTTCCGGTGCTTTGACGTTTAACCCTATATTTCTAGCCATATTTACCTCAGATTTTTGATTCGCATGCTGATTCTTTTTTCAGGCTGCATAATCAACACTGATCCATCAACCCTTACCTGGGTCTCATCTGGAAGCTCAATGTCAAATACTGCGCCTTTTTTCTGCACTTTTTTAAGGCCTCTTTCGGAACGTATCACCAGCATGTTTTTTGTCTCATCAACGACTGTTCCGCTGATGCCTGCCTGAAAAGGGTTGGTCGAGGAGAAGACCTCTGCCTTTAACCCGATAAGCTCATGCCTTAATACATTCCGTGGAGTTATCAAGCCTTATTTCTCCGCTTGTTCTGCTCGGTTTTAATGCGTGCAATAGTGCGCTTTATTTCATGGACACGTCCGGGATTTTCCGGGGCACCACCTGCACTTACTTTACCCAGGTCCTGAACAAGCTCAAGCTCAAGCTTGTCAAGCTGCTCGGATATTTCCACATCACTGAACTGGGAGATTTCGGATGCACGTAATATCGCCATTTCAGAAATCCTCCTGATCAGGTACATCTTCTGCTGCTTCCATTTCGGCGTCGATTTCCTGTCCGATAACGTCCTCGTCCGGGACTTCTTCGACAGTCTCTTTTAATGACACTTCTTCGGGGTCGAACTCCTTTACTTCAGGTTCAATTACTTCGAAGTGATCGGGAAGCT comes from the Methanomicrobium sp. W14 genome and includes:
- the rpmC gene encoding 50S ribosomal protein L29, with amino-acid sequence MAILRASEISQFSDVEISEQLDKLELELVQDLGKVSAGGAPENPGRVHEIKRTIARIKTEQNKRRNKA
- a CDS encoding 30S ribosomal protein S14, which translates into the protein MAQNKSKNEEAPTKKFGRGANECQMCGRKQGLVRRYNIMLCRQCFREYAAKIGFKKMN
- a CDS encoding 30S ribosomal protein S4e, which codes for MSNHMKRLNSPSGWRVAKKINKFVAKTSPGPHNKKAMPMAVWLRDHMGLALNMKEAKKILKDRSVLVNGVVCTDPKLGIGVFDIVAIPKTEKYYRILRNKKGDYVSVPISAEDASTRLCKISDKTIVKGGTIQLNLRYGANIVVDTQDYKPKDSVVLTITGDDRMKVVDHFSYSEGNCAMIIGGSHSGKIGKISRIDTIPGSIANRVYLKDLKSGEEFDTIEDYIFMVGASEPAVSTWGIEE
- the rpl6p gene encoding 50S ribosomal protein L6; amino-acid sequence: MITQRKIKIPKDVSAEITGDTLHVSGPKGKIERRMHYPGVSIKIEDGAFIAETESTRKKVVAMLGTYASHADNMFHGVIEEYVYTMKVVYSHFPIQLKATKEALEIANFLGEKQSRYAAIPEGVKMKVANDEVVLTGIDKELVGMASGRIEKATKVRGRDSRVFQDGIYIVKKA
- a CDS encoding 30S ribosomal protein S8, whose amino-acid sequence is MARLNTIADAMSAIKNASDVGKTECIVEPAGTLLGAMLGIMKEEGYISGFELVEDGRGNQFRVFLNGGINKCGVITPRFAVKASELEKWENQYLPAKNFGTLLISTSKGVISHEDARRLGVGGELLGYVY
- the rnp1 gene encoding ribonuclease P protein component 1, translating into MITPRNVLRHELIGLKAEVFSSTNPFQAGISGTVVDETKNMLVIRSERGLKKVQKKGAVFDIELPDETQVRVDGSVLIMQPEKRISMRIKNLR
- a CDS encoding 50S ribosomal protein L14, giving the protein MKAIQSQIPRALATGTRLTCADNTGARQVQVVSVDRYHGVRRRQPKLGLGDMATVSVKKGTPEMRRKLEKAVVIRQRKEIRRVNGLRLSFEDNAMVITNEKGEPKGTEIKGPVAREVAERFPKIGSMATIIV
- a CDS encoding 30S ribosomal protein S17; translated protein: MARNIGLNVKAPEKECNDVNCPFHGTLPVRGQVITGKVVSDHMQGSVVVSRDYLHYVKKYKRYEKRSSKLHAHNPPCLGAKVGDTVKIAECRPISKTKTFVVIEVSGE
- a CDS encoding 50S ribosomal protein L5; the encoded protein is MQKVHVDKVVIHMGVGEAGEKLVKAENILKEISGQKPVRTIAKRTQPAFGIRKGQPIGCKVSLRGKAADDFVSSALEINEKKLFEHQFDKSGNVAFGIEEHTDFPGQSYDPMIGIYGMDVNVVIEKKGIRIARRSIQTKKLPEKQRVSREEAVRFMQDEFGVEVQ
- the rplX gene encoding 50S ribosomal protein L24 translates to MVRIASSQPRKQRKARYTAPLHARGKFLDASLSKELREKYNRRSFRVVEGDTVKVLRGDNRGDEGVVDGVNTEKGTVLVHGVSVTKVDGTEVPRPVCASSVQIVKLKLEDKVREERLEGRK